One part of the Glycine max cultivar Williams 82 chromosome 14, Glycine_max_v4.0, whole genome shotgun sequence genome encodes these proteins:
- the LOC102663055 gene encoding putative pentatricopeptide repeat-containing protein At3g47840: MAEGCMTEGAFQVHAHVIKCGLVCDVFVGTSLLHFYGTFGWVAEVDKVFKEIEEPNIVSWTSLMVGYAYNGCVKEVMSVYWSLRRDGVYCNENAMATIIRSCGVLVDKMLGYQVLSSVIKSGLDTTVSVENSLISMFGNCDSIEEASCVFDDMKERDTILWNSIITVSVHNGHCEKSVEYFSQMRYTHAKTDYITTSALLPVCGFAQNLRWGRGLHGLVVKSGLESNVCVCNSLLSMYSQAGKSEGFDEYMNLVLDDAEEVNIKKKSRKTLGYATVGRNRNEMLGDWVSVIPIVHFACSDSDSDSDSDSRFSSSSARFTLIPCMHEPRRYASSGSGCTVSATYMIEC, encoded by the exons ATGGCTGAAGGGTGCATGACTGAAGGGGCATTTCAAGTTCATGCCCATGTGATCAAATGCGGTTTGGTGTGTGATGTATTTGTTGGGACGAGTTTGCTTCACTTTTATGGTACATTTGGTTGGGTTGCTGAGGTTGACAAGGTCTTTAAGGAGATTGAGGAACCTAATATAGTGTCTTGGACTTCTTTGATGGTTGGTTATGCTTATAATGGGTGTGTAAAGGAGGTTATGAGTGTTTATTGGAGTTTAAGGCGTGATGGGGTGTACTGTAATGAAAATGCAATGGCTACGATTATTAGGTCTTGTGGGGTGCTTGTAGATAAAATGTTGGGTTATCAGGTGCTTAGTAGTGTGATCAAATCTGGATTGGATACTACTGTGTCTGTGGAAAACTCCCTTATTTCCATGTTTGGTAATTGTGATAGCATAGAGGAGGCATCTTGTGTGTTTGATGACATGAAGGAACGTGATACTATTTTGTGGAATTCAATAATTACTGTAAGTGTACATAATGGACATTGTGAAAAATCTGTAGAATACTTTTCTCAGATGCGTTATACTCATGCAAAAACAGATTATATTACTACTTCAGCCTTGTTACCAGTGTGTGGCTTTGCTCAAAATTTGAGGTGGGGAAGAGGGCTTCATGGTTTGGTAGTAAAATCTGGACTGGAATCAAATGTCTGTGTGTGCAATAGTCTCCTAAGTATGTATTCTCAGGCTGGAAAATCTGAG GGTtttgatgaatacatgaatttggtTCTTGATGATGCTGAAGAAGTGAACATCAAGAAGAAGAGCAGAAAAACATTAG GCTATGCTACAGTTGGTAGGAACAGAAATGAAATGCTTGGGGAT TGGGTAAGTGTTATCCCCATAGTTCATTTCGCTTGTTctgattctgattctgattctgattctgattccCGATTCTCTTCTTCCTCGGCTAGGTTTACCCTCATTCCTTGTATG CATGAGCCTAGAAGATATGCTAGTTCTGGCAGTGGGTGCACTGTGTCGGCAACTTACATGATTGAGTGTTAG